From a region of the Kaistia sp. 32K genome:
- a CDS encoding sugar ABC transporter substrate-binding protein, with protein MKTSITRRLMLGLAGATMLALGGTAAQTADAPRIGFMIWNTSVPFYSNLIKTAEQTAKDLGVELNIQSGNGDLATQISVVQQFIAQDVDMILIAPSDPQGIVPVIRQATAAEIPVMAVNTTADTSTGAKLVTYVGVDDFAFGQRQGELLVQAVGENAKVAYILGKLGTSAQLAREAGLMDTLKAHPGIEIIEKQAADWDNSKALALTQDFLSKYPQGSIDAIVDQGPEGVNGAQFASENGRTDVKFILGDYPADVRNAIIKGTVLGTVNQDPAPQGKFAIENAVKYLSGKASEVPSPNHYLDLPIVTKDNVEQHPAAWGG; from the coding sequence ATGAAGACTTCGATCACCCGACGCCTGATGCTCGGCCTGGCCGGCGCGACCATGCTCGCGCTCGGCGGCACCGCCGCGCAGACGGCCGACGCGCCGCGCATCGGCTTCATGATCTGGAACACTTCGGTTCCGTTCTATTCGAACCTGATCAAGACCGCCGAGCAGACCGCCAAAGACCTCGGCGTCGAGCTCAACATCCAGAGCGGCAATGGCGACCTCGCGACCCAGATCTCGGTCGTGCAGCAGTTCATCGCCCAGGACGTCGACATGATCCTGATCGCCCCCAGCGATCCGCAGGGCATCGTGCCGGTGATCCGCCAGGCGACCGCCGCCGAAATCCCGGTCATGGCCGTCAACACCACGGCCGACACCAGCACCGGCGCCAAGCTCGTCACCTATGTCGGCGTCGACGACTTCGCCTTCGGCCAGCGCCAGGGCGAGCTGCTCGTGCAGGCGGTCGGCGAGAACGCCAAGGTCGCCTACATCCTCGGCAAGCTCGGCACCTCGGCCCAGCTCGCCCGCGAGGCCGGCCTGATGGACACGCTGAAGGCGCATCCGGGCATCGAGATCATCGAGAAGCAGGCGGCCGACTGGGACAACTCCAAGGCGCTCGCGCTGACCCAGGACTTCCTGAGCAAGTACCCGCAGGGCTCGATCGACGCGATCGTCGACCAGGGTCCGGAAGGCGTGAACGGCGCCCAGTTCGCGAGCGAGAACGGCCGCACCGACGTCAAGTTCATCCTCGGCGACTACCCGGCCGACGTCCGCAACGCGATCATCAAGGGCACCGTGCTCGGCACGGTGAACCAGGACCCCGCCCCGCAGGGCAAGTTCGCGATCGAGAACGCCGTCAAGTATCTCTCCGGCAAGGCATCCGAAGTCCCCTCGCCGAACCACTATCTCGACCTGCCGATCGTCACCAAGGACAATGTCGAGCAGCATCCGGCAGCCTGGGGCGGCTGA
- a CDS encoding sugar ABC transporter ATP-binding protein: MNFQLARGQIHALVGHNGAGKSTLMKTLGGNFADYDGRIVIDGEEVALHTPKQALEKGVAMIYQDFSLIPDLSVADNIGLGRDPRGALPGLISHAALRKRSAEEAEAVGIRLPMDTPVRHLGVAEQQLTEIVRACSQNARILVMDEPTARLAPAERRHLFDVMRNMARNRGVGIIYISHFLEEIREVADVVTVMRDGRIVETGPGASYSVPQLARLLVGHDDVTAGTPPTSRLRADAKPVLTLEGLSVAGRPPVDLTIAAGEIVGIAGLIGAGRTRLARAIIGDVAAEGRVRLAGRELRRRTPQRSATAGLVMVPEDRKVSGLALASDIEENMAATALSSRFSRFGLIRAREKRALVESLIAKFGIRPADRRRAVGTLSGGNAQKVLVARAVAARPKAMILDQPTAGVDVGAKAELHKIVELSAAEGAAILLISDDLDEILGLSNRVAIMVGGRIREVLPRENLDRASLLAAISQGAPT; the protein is encoded by the coding sequence GTGAACTTCCAGCTCGCGCGGGGCCAGATCCACGCTCTTGTCGGCCACAACGGGGCCGGCAAGAGCACCCTGATGAAGACGCTGGGCGGCAATTTCGCCGATTATGACGGCCGCATCGTCATCGACGGCGAGGAAGTCGCGCTTCACACGCCGAAGCAGGCGCTCGAAAAGGGCGTCGCCATGATCTACCAGGATTTCTCGCTGATCCCGGACCTTTCCGTCGCCGACAATATCGGCCTCGGCCGCGATCCGCGCGGCGCCCTGCCCGGGCTGATCTCGCATGCGGCGCTGCGCAAACGCTCGGCCGAGGAAGCCGAGGCGGTCGGCATCCGCCTGCCGATGGATACGCCGGTCCGCCATCTCGGCGTCGCTGAGCAACAATTGACCGAGATCGTCCGCGCCTGCTCGCAGAACGCCCGCATCCTCGTCATGGACGAGCCGACGGCCCGCCTGGCGCCGGCGGAACGCCGCCACCTCTTCGACGTCATGCGCAACATGGCGCGGAACCGCGGCGTCGGCATCATCTATATCAGCCATTTCCTCGAGGAGATCCGCGAGGTCGCCGACGTCGTGACGGTGATGCGCGACGGGCGGATCGTCGAGACCGGCCCCGGCGCCTCCTATTCAGTGCCGCAGCTGGCGCGCCTGCTCGTCGGGCATGACGACGTCACGGCCGGCACGCCGCCGACATCGCGGCTTCGTGCCGATGCGAAGCCGGTGCTGACGCTCGAAGGACTTTCCGTCGCCGGCCGGCCGCCGGTCGACCTCACGATCGCCGCCGGCGAGATCGTCGGCATCGCCGGGCTGATCGGCGCCGGCCGCACGCGCCTCGCGCGCGCCATCATCGGCGACGTCGCCGCCGAGGGCCGCGTCCGCCTCGCCGGCCGCGAGCTCCGCCGCCGCACGCCACAGCGTTCGGCGACGGCCGGCCTCGTCATGGTGCCGGAGGACCGCAAGGTCAGCGGCCTCGCCCTCGCCTCGGATATCGAGGAGAACATGGCGGCGACGGCGCTTTCCAGCCGTTTCTCGCGCTTCGGCCTGATCCGCGCCCGCGAGAAACGCGCGCTGGTCGAGAGCCTGATCGCGAAATTCGGCATCCGCCCGGCCGATCGCCGACGCGCCGTCGGCACGCTCTCCGGCGGCAACGCCCAGAAAGTTCTGGTCGCCCGCGCCGTCGCGGCGCGGCCGAAGGCGATGATCCTCGACCAGCCGACCGCCGGCGTCGATGTCGGCGCCAAGGCGGAACTGCACAAGATCGTCGAGCTGAGCGCCGCCGAGGGCGCCGCGATCCTGCTGATCTCCGACGATCTCGACGAGATCCTGGGCTTGAGCAACCGCGTCGCCATCATGGTCGGCGGGCGTATCCGCGAGGTCCTGCCGCGCGAAAACCTCGATCGGGCGAGCCTGCTCGCCGCGATCAGCCAGGGCGCGCCGACCTGA
- the cax gene encoding calcium/proton exchanger — translation MSLLLKEIRGNPILWLLVFVPIVLIFARVRPEAHTLLFVLSILAIVPLATLLSSATESVATRTGDAVGGLLNATLGNLTELIIALAALSAGQYTLVKASVAGAIVANSLFMLGASFLLGGLKYHTQTFNRDSARLQTCLLFLATIAIMTPSAIADAESAGSPFTAQLSLGLSVLLIGTYALGLYFSLWTHREVFGSASHHEEGEATWPLGLALAVLAGVTILVALTSEVFVESVQEAAKTFGMTPAFVGFIVVALVGGAAEMASAFSGARKDRLDLSVGIALGSAAQIALFVAPVLVLLSYVIGPIPMDLRFWPGAVIMVLISTITAFLMTSTGRSAWFVGVFILMVYLVFAMTLYLLPPQAL, via the coding sequence ATGTCTCTCTTGCTCAAGGAAATCCGCGGCAATCCGATCCTCTGGCTCCTCGTCTTCGTGCCGATCGTGCTCATCTTCGCGCGCGTTCGGCCGGAGGCGCACACGCTTCTCTTCGTGCTCTCGATCCTGGCGATCGTGCCGCTCGCGACGCTGCTGAGTTCCGCGACCGAATCCGTGGCGACCCGGACGGGCGACGCCGTCGGCGGACTTCTCAACGCCACGCTGGGCAATCTGACCGAGCTGATCATCGCGCTGGCCGCGTTGAGCGCCGGGCAATACACGCTGGTGAAGGCGTCGGTGGCGGGCGCGATCGTCGCCAACTCGCTCTTCATGCTGGGCGCGTCGTTCCTGCTCGGCGGCCTCAAATACCATACGCAGACGTTCAACCGCGACAGCGCGCGCCTGCAGACCTGCCTGTTGTTTCTGGCGACGATCGCGATCATGACGCCCTCGGCGATTGCGGATGCGGAATCCGCCGGGTCGCCGTTCACCGCGCAATTGAGCCTCGGCCTGTCAGTGCTCTTGATCGGCACCTATGCGCTTGGGCTCTACTTCTCGCTCTGGACGCATCGCGAAGTCTTCGGCAGCGCCTCGCATCACGAGGAAGGCGAGGCGACCTGGCCGCTGGGGCTGGCGCTCGCGGTGCTCGCCGGCGTGACTATTCTTGTGGCGTTGACCAGCGAGGTCTTCGTCGAATCTGTGCAGGAAGCGGCGAAGACCTTCGGCATGACGCCGGCCTTTGTCGGTTTCATCGTCGTCGCGCTGGTCGGCGGCGCCGCCGAAATGGCCTCCGCCTTCTCCGGCGCCCGCAAGGATCGGCTCGATCTCAGCGTCGGAATCGCGCTCGGCAGCGCCGCGCAGATCGCGCTCTTCGTCGCGCCGGTGCTGGTCCTGCTCAGCTACGTCATCGGCCCGATCCCGATGGATCTGCGCTTCTGGCCGGGCGCCGTGATCATGGTGCTGATCTCGACGATAACCGCCTTCCTGATGACCAGCACCGGACGCTCGGCCTGGTTCGTCGGCGTGTTCATCCTGATGGTGTATCTGGTCTTCGCCATGACGCTCTATCTGCTGCCGCCACAGGCGCTTTGA
- a CDS encoding potassium channel family protein gives MRHIFFVALWRQLHVLWPILSGVLVTMVGSGFLVGRIEGWRLDEAMYFTFVTGLTIGYGDLAPKHLAARLLALAIGFSGILLTGLVAAVSVQALRATEDPEQQ, from the coding sequence ATGCGGCACATCTTCTTCGTCGCGCTCTGGCGTCAGCTTCACGTGCTCTGGCCGATCCTCTCCGGCGTCCTGGTCACCATGGTCGGATCGGGCTTCCTGGTCGGGCGGATCGAAGGCTGGCGGCTCGACGAGGCGATGTATTTCACCTTCGTGACCGGCCTGACGATCGGCTATGGCGACCTGGCGCCGAAGCATCTCGCGGCGCGGCTGCTCGCGCTCGCGATCGGCTTTTCCGGCATCCTGCTGACGGGCCTCGTCGCGGCCGTCAGCGTCCAGGCGCTGCGGGCGACGGAGGATCCCGAACAGCAATAG